Within the Pseudomonas putida genome, the region GGCGGCAGTACTGGACTCCATCAGGTAAACGGATGCGGTACCGACCTCGCCACCTGCCGACACCCCTTGAATGAGCCGCCCGGCGACCAGCATGAACGTTGCAAAGATGCCCACTTGCGAATAGGTCGGCGCGAAGGCGATCAAGGCAGTGCCCAATGTCATCAAACCGATCGTCAGGCTCAAGGCGGCTTTGCGGCCATGCTTGTCGGCGTACCGGCCGATGATGATGCCCCCGACAGGGCGCATCAAAAAGCCCACACCAAAGGTTGCCAGCGACATCAGCAGCGAGGCCAGTGCCGACTCCGACGGGAAGAAGTGCCGGCCGATCAGCACTGCGAAGAAGCTGTAGATCGTGAAGTCGTACATCTCCAGCGCGTTGCCCAGTGAGCACGCTATCAGGGTTCTGCGTGAGGATGATGCCTGCGCATGACGCTTTGGCCCGGCCTCCAGGATCGTAGGTGCAGGTAGCGGTCTGTTCATTGTTATCTCCGATGGCGAATCACGGCATGCAGTGACTATCAGCCAATCGCGCTGCCAACACACTTGCGGTTTTGGCAATGAGCTAACCAATGGTTAATTGACCTGGCGCTGATGTGGCCGCTTTGCCTTGGCATGGCGCACAGATGCCCTGGCATCGTCCATGTGCCCCGATAAGGGTCACCGGAATCGGCCACGCACTGGGCTGGGAACAGGGATCGCGCACTGCCAGGCAGCCGCTTGGTGGCCATCGTTTCCCGGCCCTGCCAAGTCCAACCCACCTTATTAACCAACAGGCATACGTTGGCCAAACAAGCAATCACGCTGCAACCTGATGTTCATCGAATCTAGCGCGACCGTATCCTGTGCCTGGAGTCGTGAATGAATACTTGCATCACTCGCACCGTGTCGTTGCTGTTGATGAGCCAAGGGATTTGTCTTGCCACGCAGGCTGAGGCCGAGGGCTTCCCTACCCTCAACCGGTTGGCTTCCGGGTTCGGTTACTACGGGGTAGATCAGGGTTTCGATGACAAGCTGAAGGTCTACGGTACCGTGGATGCATTCGCCAGCTACCACGACTCCGAGCACCACTCAGGTTTCCAACTTGCAGGCGGCGGCGCCTGGACCAACAAGCTCGGGTTGTATGCCCGCAAAGCAGTTGCCCCCGATATGGTGCTGGAACTGGACGTCGAAGAAGGCTTCAATCTGAACGGCAAGGCCATGGAGGGGACGTGGGACACTATCGGCACGCTGCGCCTGGCAACGGTCGCCCTGCGTTCGCGCAGCCTGGGCAGGCTTGAGTTCGGCAAAACCTACGGGGTGAGCACCCCGACCTACGCCGACCCGTTTCTGGCGGCATACGGCTCACCGTATACGTTTCTGTCCATACCTGCTGCCGGCAGAGGCGCCTACTATCTCGACCTGCGGCCCAAGCACACCCTGGCCTACACCAGCCCGAGCATGAACGGCTTCAGCGTCGCAACGGCCGTGAGCTTCGGCTTCGATGATGTCGCCAGCCAGGGGCGTACGGTGCGTGGTGGGGGTGCGAAGTTGCAGTACCGGAACAGCCGTGTGATCCTGCTGGGGTCTTACAACCTGTATTACAGCGACCCGTGGGACGATGGTGGCAACTCGCGACAGACTGCCAACCACTTCACAAGCCTGTCGGCGTTCTATGATTTCGGCCCGCTGTCCACCAGCCTGACCTGGCAACGCCAAGAGGTAGACCAAGCCGGCACACCCAGTACCACCGTTTACACCTTCGGCCTGATGGCCCCGGTGGGCAAGCTTGACGTGCTCAGGCTGGCGGTGGTCCAGCGGTCGGTGTCGGCCCGCGACAAAGACGCGCTGGGCGTGATGCTGGGCTACGACCATTTCTTCAACCCGCGCTGGGCCGCCTATGCGCGCGTGGGCATGATCGCCAACCAGAGCGCGTCATCGGTGACCTACGCAGGCACCCCTGTCGATCAGGTGGGCGATGACCCAAGCAATGTTTCACTAGGCATGTACTACCACTTCTGAAACGTCACGTGGCAGCGTCTTGAGGACTCTTGCGCGCAAGCTGTGGAAGAGTTCTTGAGCCGGAGCCGTGAGGCTATCGCGGTCGATGCAGACCAGGTTGATCGGATAGTCGGGGACCAACTCCTGCACCGCCACTTGAATGAACTCTGGGCGGATGGCAAAGGTGGTGGCGTCGTTCACGGCCAGTTCACTGATGGTCATCAGCGACTCGGTGTTTTTCAAAAGCTTTAGGGCCATCATTATCGACGTGCATTCCACTGCGTTCGGCGGCACCCGAAGGCCGTTGACCTCGAACAATTGGTGGAACTGCGATGCCTGATCGCTCAACTCGTCCAGGCTGATCCAGTTGGCGTACTGCAGCGAACGCAGCGACTGGGAAAACTTCTGTTGGTTGGACGCATGGCAGATCACCTTGCCCTTGATGCTGCCCACCGCCTCCCAATCCAGATTCAGACGGCTCAAGGGTTGCTGGGAGGTGATGGCGAAGTCCAGGCTACCGTCGCGCAGGCGTTGCAGGATCTGGCTGGGGCGCAGGTCGGTGATGGTAATTTTCACCCGCGGGTACTTGCGCCGAAAAGCCAGGATGCTCTCATCCACGCCGTCAAGCATCGCCGTCAGCGAGGTGACGCCGATCGACACCGCCCCCAATGCAGCATCCTGAATGCTGGCCGCCTCGATCTGCAAACGGCGGATACTCTCCACCACTAGGTTGGCATGGCGGATGATGCGCTTGCCCTCATCGGTCAACGCCATGCCCTTGTACGACCGCTGCAGGAGGGTGAACCCAAGCTCCCGCTCCAGTTCCTTGATCGAACGGCTCAGGGCAGGTTGGGTGATGTGCAGGATCTTGGAGGCCTCGAGAATGCTCCCCCCCTGGTGAATGGCGACAAGCGCCTTGAGCTGATGAAGTTTCAAGCGTGAACACCTTATCGAGAGCGGCGGGTTTCAGGTTGCAGCTCACCTTGAACTGCAAAAAGAAGGCCCGGAATCGGTTCATGATCAGCCCCAGCCTGGCGCTGAACGCCCTGCTGCCGGGCTTGGCATCCAGAACCTGCGAGCACTGCGCCGAGCGGTTGATCTGCGAGCATCACAAATGTGCATGATGGCTGCCCAGCGGTAGCTGCAGATCATGGAAAAGTGGTCGCTTATCGAACGGTTATTTCACAGGCTCTGGCCATTGTCGAGCTGGGCCAACAAGGCTTCGCCCCGCGCCCACACGCCTTCACGCCTGGCTACGGACATGCGCTCAAGGCTGCGATAGACCAAGGCCAGGCGGGGGTTGCCGGCCAACAGGTCACGATGGCGGATGATGAAGTGCCAGTACAGCGCATTGAATGGGCAGGCATCCTCCTCTACCGCATGTTCGACCTTGTAGCTGCAAGCCTTGCAATGGTCGGACATGCGCTGGATGTAACGGCCACTGGCGCAATAGGGTTTGGACCCCAGGTAGCCGCCGTCGGCGTGCATCACCATGCCGAGCGTGTTCGGCAGCTCGACCCAATCGAAGGCATCCATGTACACCGCCAGGTACCACTCGCATATCGCGCTGGGCACAATGCCGGCGAGCAGTGCGAAGTTGCCCGTGACCATCAGCCGCTGGATGTGATGCGCGTAGCCCAGTTGCAGCGTCTGGCCGATGGCCTGCTCCATGCAGCGCATGCGGGTACGCCCGGTCCAGTAGAATTCCGGCAACGCACGGTCGTTGCCAAGGTAGTTGAGCGCGGCATACTCAGGCATGCGTAGCCAATAGATGCCGCGCACATACTCACGCCAGCCGATCAGCTGGCGGATGAACCCTTCAGCAGCGTTGAGCGGTATGCGCGCCTCACGCCAGGCAGTGTCCACGTCGTCGCACAACTGCCGCACATCCAGCAGCCCGATGTTCAGGGCCGCACTGATTCGCGCATGGAACAGGAACGGCTCGCCTTCGGCCATGGCGTCTTGATAGTCGCCGAACGCGGCCAGGCCGAACTCGAGAAAATGTTGCCAGAGCTGCTGGGCCTGTTCATGGGTCACGGGATAGTCGAACCCTTCGACCGCGCCGTAGTGGTCATTGAAGCATTCGCCGACCAGCGCCACGACCGCCGTGGTGATTTCGTCATGCTCAAAACGCGCCGGGAATGGCCCACGTAGCCCCCGTGGCAAGGGTTTGCGATTGTCACCGTCCAGGTTCCAGGTCCCACCCACAGGGCTGCCATCGAGCTCCAGCAAAAGGCCGCAGCGCTTGCGCATGCCGCGGTAGAAATGCTCCATACGCAATTGGCGACGGTCTTTCGCCCAACGTGCGAACGCCTCGCGCGAGCACAGAAAGCGTGTATCGCGATGCCATACCAGCGGTAAGCCGGCATCGTTCAACGCCTGCTCCAGGCGCCACTCACCACACTCGGTCAGGTGGATGTGCGTCGCCCCCAGCGCCTGCTGCCACCGGCGCAACTCACCGACGATGGTGCCGCTGTTGCCGGGTGCGTTCAGCTCCACATATTCCACCCGCCAGCCGCGATCACGCAGCGCCTGGGCAAAATGGCGCATGGCGCTGAAGATGAGCACGATCTTTTGCGGATGGTGGGGCACATAGCGCGCCTCGCCCTGCACTTCGGCCATCAGGATAACGTCGTGTGCAGGGTCCAGCGTGGCCAGGCTCGCCAGGTCGAACGACAGCTGATCCCCCAGCACCAGGCCCAGGCGCATCGCACGGTCTACCACTGGCTGGCCAGCGTCACCGGCACGCGCAGGGGCTCGACAGGGCCGTTGCGCTGGCCGCACATCTCGTCATGCACCACCTGTTGCACCAGCATGCAAGGCACGGGCGGCAGATCGGCCAACAGTTGGCGCAGCTCGGTCGTCGAGCGCAAGCGCAGTGCCTGGCCGTTCGCATCGCTAAGGGTGAGCGGCCCTTCTTCGGTCAGCGCGCGCAGGATATAAAAGCCGCCTTCCAGCGACAGCAGCTCAAGTTCTCGAACGTTACCGGCTGCGGCCAGCTCCGTCAGGTTGTGCAGGTTCATGGCGTGTACTCCATCAGGCAGGCTTCAGCTGCGCAGGGCGGCATTTGCAAATGTCAGACTCAGTAAATCCTATACAATAATAGACTGATGTATAGGTTTTGGTTTTTATTGTATAGATTTAGGCTCATCTTTAGTGATGGCCCCTGGGCCGCTGCGACCGGCGCCAGAGCTGGCAGGTAATGGTGAGTCGAGAGACGATGGTCGACCGGCCTCATAACCCGCAGAATAGGTGGCTTCGGCCCTGTGAAGGAATTGCTCATGCTGTATGTAGTCATGCTCGGTGGCCGCCACCCACGGGCCAGTATCGAGGTGCACGACGTGCTGTTCGCGCAGGCGGACTCACTGCAGCAGGCGTACCCGCAACTGCGCGAAGGCTGGTTCGGCAGCCGTGCAGGCCTGCACATCGACTCGTGGCTGGAAGTCGACGGTATCGACCGCTACCGTGTCGCGTTCAGCCCCCTGGCGCCAGGCCCGGACGACATGCGGCTGTTCTTCATCAACCTGGGTGGCTACGAGCCACAGGTGTTCGGTGAGGCGCATCGCTACCTGCTGGTAGTGGCCAGGGACAAGGCCCAGGCCAAGCAACTGGGCAAGCAACGCATGCAGGCAGGCTGGCTCAAGCCGCATACCGATGCAGTGCTTGAGGTAGACGATTGCCTGCCAGTCGACCTGGTGGGCGGGCGCTATGTGCACTTGATAGAAGGTGCGCATGGCGGGCTGCGGCAATACAGCGACTACATCCTGCTCTGAGGCCGCGGCTGCCTGGCCTCGGCGCTGGGGCAGCGATCCCGTTCCTCAGCGCACCTTGGCCTGACCCGGCGCCGGCATCACCTGCACCTGGCCATGCTCCACCCCACGCTCGACCGTCAATTGCCGAGACAACTCGCCAATGCGGCCACTTTCGCCCTGCAGCACCGAGACCTCCAGGCAATGGCCGGCGTCCAGGTGCACGTGCAAGGTGGACCGGGTCAGGTCGTGGTGGGCATGCAGGGTCTGGTTGAGCCGCCTGGGCAGTTCGCGGGTGCTGTGGTCGTACAGGTAGCTGACCACGGCCACGCAGGCGGCATCGTCCGGCAACGTTTCAGACTCGCGCATGCCTGCACGCAACAGGTCGCGAATGGCCTCCGAGCGGCCCTGATAGCCTTGGCTCGCCACCCGCCGGTCGATGACGTCGAGCAGCTCCTCATCCAGCGTGATGGTGATTCGTTGCATTTGGTAACTTCCAGTAAGATGATTTTACATAGACATCATACCCACTGCGCTTTAGCCTACGGCCTCCGTGAAAGTGGGGACCGCAGTGTGAAGCAGCAGCCAGGTAAACGAAAGCCCGCCCTCCTGGGCCTCCTTTTTCTCGCTGCGTGCACGGTTGCACCGGCCAGCAGCGCCGCCGAGCAAGGGCCACGGCTGGTGTACTCGTGGCCTGTGAATGCCGGGCCGCTC harbors:
- a CDS encoding DUF1543 domain-containing protein, whose amino-acid sequence is MLYVVMLGGRHPRASIEVHDVLFAQADSLQQAYPQLREGWFGSRAGLHIDSWLEVDGIDRYRVAFSPLAPGPDDMRLFFINLGGYEPQVFGEAHRYLLVVARDKAQAKQLGKQRMQAGWLKPHTDAVLEVDDCLPVDLVGGRYVHLIEGAHGGLRQYSDYILL
- the nikR gene encoding nickel-responsive transcriptional regulator NikR; its protein translation is MQRITITLDEELLDVIDRRVASQGYQGRSEAIRDLLRAGMRESETLPDDAACVAVVSYLYDHSTRELPRRLNQTLHAHHDLTRSTLHVHLDAGHCLEVSVLQGESGRIGELSRQLTVERGVEHGQVQVMPAPGQAKVR
- a CDS encoding porin is translated as MNTCITRTVSLLLMSQGICLATQAEAEGFPTLNRLASGFGYYGVDQGFDDKLKVYGTVDAFASYHDSEHHSGFQLAGGGAWTNKLGLYARKAVAPDMVLELDVEEGFNLNGKAMEGTWDTIGTLRLATVALRSRSLGRLEFGKTYGVSTPTYADPFLAAYGSPYTFLSIPAAGRGAYYLDLRPKHTLAYTSPSMNGFSVATAVSFGFDDVASQGRTVRGGGAKLQYRNSRVILLGSYNLYYSDPWDDGGNSRQTANHFTSLSAFYDFGPLSTSLTWQRQEVDQAGTPSTTVYTFGLMAPVGKLDVLRLAVVQRSVSARDKDALGVMLGYDHFFNPRWAAYARVGMIANQSASSVTYAGTPVDQVGDDPSNVSLGMYYHF
- a CDS encoding DUF6482 family protein, coding for MNLHNLTELAAAGNVRELELLSLEGGFYILRALTEEGPLTLSDANGQALRLRSTTELRQLLADLPPVPCMLVQQVVHDEMCGQRNGPVEPLRVPVTLASQW
- a CDS encoding LysR family transcriptional regulator, giving the protein MKLHQLKALVAIHQGGSILEASKILHITQPALSRSIKELERELGFTLLQRSYKGMALTDEGKRIIRHANLVVESIRRLQIEAASIQDAALGAVSIGVTSLTAMLDGVDESILAFRRKYPRVKITITDLRPSQILQRLRDGSLDFAITSQQPLSRLNLDWEAVGSIKGKVICHASNQQKFSQSLRSLQYANWISLDELSDQASQFHQLFEVNGLRVPPNAVECTSIMMALKLLKNTESLMTISELAVNDATTFAIRPEFIQVAVQELVPDYPINLVCIDRDSLTAPAQELFHSLRARVLKTLPRDVSEVVVHA
- a CDS encoding cryptochrome/photolyase family protein gives rise to the protein MRLGLVLGDQLSFDLASLATLDPAHDVILMAEVQGEARYVPHHPQKIVLIFSAMRHFAQALRDRGWRVEYVELNAPGNSGTIVGELRRWQQALGATHIHLTECGEWRLEQALNDAGLPLVWHRDTRFLCSREAFARWAKDRRQLRMEHFYRGMRKRCGLLLELDGSPVGGTWNLDGDNRKPLPRGLRGPFPARFEHDEITTAVVALVGECFNDHYGAVEGFDYPVTHEQAQQLWQHFLEFGLAAFGDYQDAMAEGEPFLFHARISAALNIGLLDVRQLCDDVDTAWREARIPLNAAEGFIRQLIGWREYVRGIYWLRMPEYAALNYLGNDRALPEFYWTGRTRMRCMEQAIGQTLQLGYAHHIQRLMVTGNFALLAGIVPSAICEWYLAVYMDAFDWVELPNTLGMVMHADGGYLGSKPYCASGRYIQRMSDHCKACSYKVEHAVEEDACPFNALYWHFIIRHRDLLAGNPRLALVYRSLERMSVARREGVWARGEALLAQLDNGQSL